The sequence CGGCGCTGATCGAGAAGGCCACCGGCCGCTCGCCGTACTACGTCGGCAAGCCGAACCCGCTGATGATGCGCTCGGCGTTGCGCCGATTGGGTGCGCACTCGGAGTCGACGCTGATGATCGGCGACCGGATGGACACCGACGTGCACTCGGGCATCGAGGCCGGGCTGCAGACCATCCTGGTGCTCACCGGCATCTCCACGCAGGAGTCGGCCGAACGCTATCCGTATCGGCCCACCCTGGTGCTGGACTCGATCGCGGACCTGATCGGGCGAACCACCGACCCGTTCGGCGAAGGCTGACGGTGGCCCGGGTGCACGCAGGGCTTATCGTCACCGGATGAGCAAGTCCACCTACGTTGTGGGCGACGTGCACGGCCACCGTGACGAACTGGCCGAGGCACTGCGCGCCGAAGGCCTGGTCGACGACGAGGACAACTGGTCGGGGGGCGAGGACCAGCTGTGGTTCCTCGGCGACTTCGTCGACCGCGGGCCCGACGGCGTCGGCGCGATCGACCTGGTCATGCGGCTGGAGGCGCAGGCGGCCGAGGCAGGTGGCCTGGTGCAGACGCTGCTGGGCAACCACGAGATCCTCGCGCTGGGGATGTACCACTTCGGCGACGAGCCGGTGCCGTCCGACTTCGGCCCGCGCAGCTTCGCCCGCAGCTGGGAAATCAACGGCGGCCTGCTGTCGGACCAGGACCGGCTGACCCCGGAGCACATCGAGTGGCTGGCCGCGCGCCCGCTTGCCGCGCTCGCCGCCGACCACCTGCTGCTGCACTCGGACACGCTCGAGTACCTCGACTGGGGCTCCACGATCGAGGAGATCAACGAGGCCGCGGGCGAGATCCTCACGGGCTCGGACCTCGAGGCCTGGTGGGACGTCTGGCGCCGGATGACGACGCGCTACGCCTTCCGCGGCCCGGACGGCGAGGAGAACGCCCAGAAGCTGATGGACGCGCTCGGCGGGTCCCGGATCGTGCACGGGCACAGCGTCATCGCCGACCAGCTGGGGATCCACCCGACGCAGATCGAAGGGCCGTTCCTGTACGCCGGCGGCAAGGCGCTGGGCGTGGACGGCGGCCTGTTCGTCGGCGGGCCCTGCCTGGTGGTGAAGCTGCCCTACGAACCGGAGTCGTGATCAGGGGAGGTCGACGATCTCCTTGCCGAGCGGCATCAGCGACACCGGGATCATCTTGAAGTTCGCGACGCCGAGCGGGATGCCGACGATGGTGAGGCACAGCGCGACGCCCGTGAAGACGTGCCCGAGCGCCAGCCACAACCCGGCGAAGACGAACCAGATGACGTTGCCGAGGCACGACGCGGCGCCCGCGTCCGGCCGGTCGACGACCGTGCGCCCGAACGGCCAGAGCGCGTAGTTCGCGATCCGGAACGACGCCAGCCCGAACGGGATGGTGACGATCAGGATGCAGCAGATCACGCCGGCGAGCAGGTAGCCCAGCGCCATCCAGAAGCCGCACAGGACGAGCCAGATGATGTTCAGCAGGACGCGCATCAGACGTGCAGCTCCCCGCTGAGGACAGTCACGGCCTGACCGGCGAGGTGGACGCGGTCGCCGTCCTGGCGCGTGCGGAC is a genomic window of Amycolatopsis lexingtonensis containing:
- a CDS encoding metallophosphoesterase, which codes for MSKSTYVVGDVHGHRDELAEALRAEGLVDDEDNWSGGEDQLWFLGDFVDRGPDGVGAIDLVMRLEAQAAEAGGLVQTLLGNHEILALGMYHFGDEPVPSDFGPRSFARSWEINGGLLSDQDRLTPEHIEWLAARPLAALAADHLLLHSDTLEYLDWGSTIEEINEAAGEILTGSDLEAWWDVWRRMTTRYAFRGPDGEENAQKLMDALGGSRIVHGHSVIADQLGIHPTQIEGPFLYAGGKALGVDGGLFVGGPCLVVKLPYEPES
- a CDS encoding YccF domain-containing protein; protein product: MRVLLNIIWLVLCGFWMALGYLLAGVICCILIVTIPFGLASFRIANYALWPFGRTVVDRPDAGAASCLGNVIWFVFAGLWLALGHVFTGVALCLTIVGIPLGVANFKMIPVSLMPLGKEIVDLP